From Candidatus Tisiphia endosymbiont of Melanophora roralis, a single genomic window includes:
- the odhB gene encoding 2-oxoglutarate dehydrogenase complex dihydrolipoyllysine-residue succinyltransferase: MSIEIIVPSLGESVSEAAIAKWHKKQGDVVKVDELLLELETEKVTLAVHALSSGVISKILKNEGDTVYVGESVGQITEGAVSSVASPSTLDKEIQQQPASINKIDVPPSVQRLVSENKLQLADIKGTGREGRVTKGDVLEFINTPPAKETELPVINNVIANVVRANEGMVERVKMPRLRKTIADRLKQSQNTAAILTTFNEIDMLKVINLRMQYREEFEKKHGVKLGFMSFFVKATIEALKAVPSVNAEIEGDEILYKNYYDIGVAVGTEQGLVVPIVRQADKLSFAKVEKEIAGLGKKAREGKLSMSDLSGGTFTISNGGVYGSLLSTPIINPPQSGILGLHKTEERPVVVNGKIEIRPMMYIALSYDHRIIDGKEAVTFLVKIKGLIENPEKLLLNL; encoded by the coding sequence ATGAGTATTGAAATTATAGTTCCATCTCTTGGAGAGTCTGTATCAGAAGCGGCTATTGCTAAATGGCATAAAAAACAAGGAGATGTAGTAAAAGTGGATGAGCTACTTTTAGAACTTGAGACAGAGAAAGTTACGTTAGCAGTACATGCACTTTCCTCTGGTGTAATAAGCAAAATACTTAAGAATGAGGGCGATACAGTATATGTGGGTGAGAGCGTAGGACAAATTACCGAAGGAGCAGTTTCTAGTGTAGCTTCACCTAGTACACTAGACAAAGAGATACAACAACAACCTGCAAGTATAAACAAGATTGATGTTCCGCCCTCGGTGCAAAGATTAGTGAGCGAAAATAAACTGCAATTAGCTGACATAAAAGGTACTGGTCGAGAAGGCAGAGTGACCAAGGGAGATGTACTAGAGTTCATAAATACCCCGCCTGCAAAAGAAACAGAATTACCTGTTATAAACAATGTTATAGCCAATGTTGTACGGGCAAATGAAGGGATGGTTGAGCGTGTTAAAATGCCACGTCTTCGTAAAACTATAGCAGATCGTTTGAAACAATCACAAAATACTGCAGCTATTCTAACTACTTTTAATGAAATTGATATGTTGAAAGTTATTAATTTGCGTATGCAGTATCGTGAAGAGTTTGAGAAGAAGCATGGCGTTAAGCTGGGATTTATGTCATTTTTTGTAAAAGCTACTATTGAAGCTCTTAAAGCAGTTCCATCGGTAAACGCCGAGATAGAAGGGGATGAGATTCTGTATAAGAATTATTATGATATTGGTGTTGCAGTAGGGACAGAGCAAGGTCTAGTAGTGCCAATAGTTAGGCAGGCTGACAAATTGAGTTTTGCTAAGGTTGAGAAAGAAATTGCTGGTTTGGGTAAAAAGGCTAGAGAAGGAAAATTATCTATGTCTGATTTATCAGGTGGAACATTTACCATTTCAAATGGCGGTGTTTATGGATCACTATTATCAACTCCGATTATTAACCCTCCTCAATCCGGTATTTTAGGCCTTCACAAGACCGAAGAAAGACCAGTAGTGGTTAATGGTAAGATAGAAATACGTCCCATGATGTACATTGCTTTATCTTATGATCATCGTATTATTGATGGCAAAGAAGCAGTTACTTTTCTTGTAAAAATAAAGGGATTGATTGAGAATCCTGAGAAATTGTTATTAAATCTTTAA